The following nucleotide sequence is from Apium graveolens cultivar Ventura chromosome 4, ASM990537v1, whole genome shotgun sequence.
aaaaaacaaTCAATTAcctaaattaaaaaataaaatggGAGGCGGAGCAGCGATGAGAGCGGCCGGAAAGCTGGCCAGCGTGGTAAACGGCAGTTTCCGAGGAGGAATTCCGGCAGTACCTTTGCCGGAACATCTTTCTACCAAGGCTCGCCCAATCGCAGGCGTCTTCTCTGAGGCGTCAATCGATATTTCATCTTCTTGTTCTTCAACGGTGAATAAAGATTGCGATGATTGGGAATTCGCCGAAGGAGAAGTGATTAGTGACGTGGAGGAGGAGCCGATTGGTAGACTTGTGTTTGGTGGAGCACCTTCACTTCAGGAAGCCAAAGATGCCACCTTGGAACTCAAAACTGCTCTTGATCAGTATGTTTTCCCCTTTATATATATTATCGAAAACAGTTTTAGCGCGAGAACACGTGATAATAATTGTCCTGCACTTCCTTTTTATGATTTGTCTATTAAATTTTTTTAAGCGGAATTAACATTTATCATTTTGTATGATTCTTagtcatttttatttttttttgcttttgggattttaattaattattgatGGTTGCTCACACTTTCGAGTTTTGCTGTAAAACAATCTCGATTGTGAAAGAGATAAGGTGAATTAGAGAATAAGGCGTTTCTAGCTCTAGGTTCGGATAAGCTAGAAAGTCACTATGAATGTCACTGCCTACATGCTGAAGTGACTCAGTTAAGTAGTACTCCGTAGTTCACTGCGTCTAAGCTTTGGGAAAAACGACCTCTATTATGAAAGATGAAGATAAGGTGAACTATACAGCATAGAAATGTCCATGCTGGTAAAAGAAAACTACTTCAACTATATTTGTGGTTTAAAAGTCTGTCTCTGTGGTTTTAATTAGGAACGCCTTATAATCAGAATTGGTATGAACAAGCATGGTGCCTTTATTGGTTATGTTATACAGTTTTTGGCAGGATCGACATTACAGCTTGAAGTTTTTTGTAGCATAGTAAATTTTATAAGCAAGGCTTGTCTTTTCTATTTTAACATTGAGGAACATTTGTGTTGGACTTCTTTAAGTCACTTCTAGGTGCCTTGTGCAGAGAGTGGTGAGTGAAAGATTGTTACACTTATATTTGATTAAATGACAGACTAATTTTATTTCCCCTCAGAGCCCTTTCTTGCCCCTAGGCCAATACACTTTCTTTGCATCCCTATCTGAATTGTGTTTCTTTGCCCCCTGAAGGCCTATAATGAATATTTACCACTGAACAGTCCTTGTATATTTCCCAACTTTCTGTTCACGATTTTTTCAGTACATGCATCATTTGACAGATGACTACATGATTTAGTCCATTTTCCCAATATTTGAAACATAAATGAAGCAGCCATGAGGCATCCCATTGTTCTCAATGTTTTTCAGAACAGGTATTTTCCCCAAAAGGCATAGATTCTTCAGATATATGGAGTCTACCTCTAACATATATAAAGCCTGCATCTTTATTAAGACATTGCATGACAAGCTAGAACTATTCTACTGGAATAGCATAAATGGCCTTTCTCGTTCTATCTGCATTGGTTGCTTGTTTTTATAGCGCGACAATGAAATTCCAATAGGTATTTTAAAGTTAAGTTTTTTTGAGCTTATCCAATTGTTCATTATTCAAATAGCGCTTGGTATAATATCCTCAGGGCGTACCTGTCAAATAAATCTGGTGGCTGTCAATATATTTCATATCCTGAGCACCACCTGGAGTCTAAAGCTTGTGTTACTCTCGATACCAATCCCTTGGCACGAAGTCATGCTATTCAGGCATTTCGGTTGCTGAATGAAAGCACTGCTGCTCAGGTTCTAAGAATGAATTTTATCCGAACCCTCTTTCTCTTTATTTTGTCATGTAAAACTGTCAGACATATTGTTCACTAATTACAAAATGAAATAAATATGGCAGCTCAGTGGTTTCACTTCGAATGAAATTTAGCAAGTTCTTACCCCAACCACCATAGCATCTATACTTGCTGAATATGGAATTTAacttctttttttttaattttccatCCCTGTTTATTTTATCTTTCCAACATATTATTAATAAGGATTGTTTCTAAGTGGGGACACTGATATATTTAACTTATAATACCAGACTGTTGTAGCTTCAATTGCTAGTGATCCAAATGTCTGGACTGCTGTATTGCAAAATGACGCACTTGTGGAATTTCTCAGCTCTCAAAAAACTGGTATGTAACTTCAGTTCCCTAATCACTGCGTCTCAGCTCCGACAAAACAGAATGAGGTTTTCTTATTATATTCTACCGATACTTCTTTTTAGGACTGAATAGAAGTTCTAAAATCAACTGCAGGTGCTGAATTTTCCGGCTACCATTCCCCCAAGCACTCAGAAAATGAGATTTCGGATGAGGAAACCGAAACAAAGAGTGATTTTAGCAATTTCTTCCAGGACATTAAAGGAAGGATAGAAGAGATGATGAACAGTTTATCTGGTTTCTTTCAGAATCTTTTTGGTGGTCCAGGAGCAGTTGAGGGAAGTGCAAAAGCAACATCTGTGGACAAGGCTATGGGTGCTTCAATAATGGGATTAGCCATCATGGTTATCATTGTAGCTATCCTTAGGCGTGGTTAAGCTGCTAATAAAATTCGTCGAAGCTTCTGAACTTGAAGTATTTACTTTATATGGGCATGGTATTATTAGCAGTTTGTTTCTTAGGGCACTGTATTATCACAAGATATGTAAGACTGCAAGGTATTATCACAGTTTCTTTGTAGTTTAGTAGTGTGCAAGACTGGCAAGCCACCCAATTCGCATTGTACagtttaataatttaataaatgaataagaaagATGGTCGTTGCTGATTTAGAACTTTTTTGCATTGTTTATGTGCTATCTTTTACAATACAGTTGTAAACAATTTGAAGTACAGGCATGGGTAAAATCCTATAATGATCATACAACTTCGTTATTCATGAGTTTTTTTCATCAGCTATTGCAAGGTATTAAATGGCTAATTAGAGGGTAATTTATAGGGCTTTCCCCACGTCCTCCTGCATTGTACTTTTGTACCAAAGACATTTCCATTTCGAGTCTAGGAACTGATACAAAAACTACAAATCTCTGAATAGAGTTCAACTGCTCAAGTATGTAATGTCTTCTTTCATAATGCGCATTTTTCCTCTGTCTTTTCTACTGTTTGGCCGTGTTTGTTCTGGTTGGCCTCGCTGCAAAGAGAAGAGAGTTGTACGATGAAAGGACCAACCAAAACTCAAACAGAAACAAGATATATTAA
It contains:
- the LOC141721263 gene encoding uncharacterized protein LOC141721263, with the translated sequence MGGGAAMRAAGKLASVVNGSFRGGIPAVPLPEHLSTKARPIAGVFSEASIDISSSCSSTVNKDCDDWEFAEGEVISDVEEEPIGRLVFGGAPSLQEAKDATLELKTALDQAYLSNKSGGCQYISYPEHHLESKACVTLDTNPLARSHAIQAFRLLNESTAAQTVVASIASDPNVWTAVLQNDALVEFLSSQKTGAEFSGYHSPKHSENEISDEETETKSDFSNFFQDIKGRIEEMMNSLSGFFQNLFGGPGAVEGSAKATSVDKAMGASIMGLAIMVIIVAILRRG